The following are from one region of the Ochotona princeps isolate mOchPri1 chromosome 4, mOchPri1.hap1, whole genome shotgun sequence genome:
- the TSKU gene encoding tsukushi: MLLPVLLLALATSGTQATRPCFPGCQCDVETFGLFDSFSLTRVDCSSLGPHIMPVPIPLDTAHLDLSSNRLETVNESVLAGPGYTTLAGLDLSHNLLTSLPPTAFSRLRYLESLDLSHNGLAALPAGIFTSSPLSDVNLSYNQLREVSLRAFTTPSQGHTQHIDLTHNLLPHPVRATLPTPTIQSLNLAWNRLRAVPDLHQLPLRYLNLDGNPLATIGSGAFAGLAGLTHLSLASLQGVPQLEPYGFQELAGLQILDLSGNPRLQWTGAEVFSGLGSLQELDLSGTGLVPLPELLLHHLPALQSVNVGKDVHCRRLVRKGAYPRQPGSSPEVALHCGDMQEAVAAARGPDIL, translated from the coding sequence ATGCTACTGCCCGTgttgctgctggctctggccacGAGTGGAACCCAGGCGACCCGGCCGTGCTTCCCCGGGTGCCAGTGTGACGTGGAGACCTTTGGGCTCTTTGACAGCTTCAGCCTGACACGAGTagactgcagcagcctgggccccCACATCATGCCTGTGCCCATCCCCCTGGACACGGCCCACCTGGACCTGTCCTCCAACCGACTAGAGACAGTGAACGAGTCAGTGCTGGCAGGCCCTGGCTACACCACGCTGGCTGGCCTGGACCTCAGCCACAACCTACtcaccagcctcccacccaccgcCTTCTCCCGTCTGCGCTACCTGGAGTCACTGGACCTCAGTCACAACGGCCTGGCTGCCCTGCCGGCCGGCATCTTCACTAGCTCCCCTCTGAGCGACGTGAACCTCAGCTACAACCAGCTGCGGGAGGTCTCCCTTCGGGCCTTCACCACGCCCAGCCAGGGCCACACACAACACATCGACCTCACCCACAATCTACTGCCCCACCCAGTCCGGGCCACCCTGCCCACGCCCACCATCCAGAGCCTCAACCTGGCCTGGAACCGACTCCGCGCTGTGCCCGACCTCCACCAGCTACCCTTGCGTTACCTGAACCTGGACGGGAACCCTCTGGCCACCATTGGCTCGGGGGCCTTCGCGGGGCTGGCAGGCCTGACCCACCTGTCGCTAGCCAGCCTGCAAGGTGTCCCCCAGCTGGAGCCCTATGGTTTCCAGGAACTGGCGGGTCTGCAGATCCTGGATCTGTCAGGCAACCCCAGGCTCCAGTGGACAGGCGCTGAGGTCTTCTCAGGCCTGGGCTCGCTGCAGGAGCTGGACCTGTCGGGGACGGGCCTGGTGCCCCTGCCTGAGCTGCTGTTGCATCACCTGCCCGCCCTGCAGAGTGTCAACGTGGGCAAGGATGTGCACTGCCGGCGCCTGGTGCGGAAGGGGGCCTACCCACGgcagcctggctccagccccgAGGTGGCCCTGCActgtggggacatgcaggaggctgttgctgctgccagaGGCCCTGACATCTTGTGA